In Glycine max cultivar Williams 82 chromosome 15, Glycine_max_v4.0, whole genome shotgun sequence, the DNA window tttaaaaaaaaaaatttaacctaaATCCAAACGTcgtaattactttttaaaattaaaaaaaaaaaagtatacgtGTAATCCCACTTAGGCAATGAATACATGTGACACCACATGTCGCATGTCAATGTGTCCAGTTAACGGCTATGTAAGCAGTTAACGGATCCCGATTAACGGTAGGGATCTCAGataaaacttttcaaatattaggGACCCGATTcgaaagaaaaatttatcagGGAGCAAATGCAAAAGTTAGGTATATATCagagaccaaaaacatatttaagcctaaaaataaataaataaatttgtcaaaaaagaaaaatatataggaTGGAGGTACTATAACGTAGATATGCAAGCACTCCTCTTTCGTCAATACTAAGGTAGAAGTAGAAGTCACACTTACACCTGGTTTCAATTCTAATTCAGGAAGAGTGTGAGATTGGCACAACAGCGAAAAAAGCCATTTTGGTCGGAATAAACTACCCAAGAACAAAGGCTAAGTTGAGAGGATGCATAAACGACGTCTGGAGGATCCACCGCTGCCTGATCGAGAAGTACGATTTCTATGAACACGACATCACCGTTTTGATCGACACCGACGAATCCTACATGGAGCCCAACGGGAAGAACATTCGGTCTGTGCTTACTAGGCTGGTCCAATCAGCGGAGCCCGGGGATGTTCTATTCATGCACTACAGCGGACACGGCACGCGCCTCCTCGCGAAAACTAGAGAGGATGGTGACACTAGTTATGATGAATGCATTGTTCCTTCTGATATGAACCTCATCATTGGttggtttttttgtttatacatgtttgacttttttgttttaaaatgttttcttgaataattttatggtgttggaaaattgattttgaaaataaatgacAAGTGAATCAAGTGATGTGGTTGTTTTAACTTAACTAATGGTCTTAGGTTAAGTTGGAATATGTAACTATAATAGATACTCAGCTGAGAGTTTTGTCACCCATAGTCTTATTTAACTCAAAAAGAATTGACTCTTGTAGTTGTAGAGGATAGATGTGAACAAAAaagtaaatgttttaaaaactaaaaaaaaaagattatgctattcaagaaatatttttgctcattttcttatgctgttttttttattttgttcaatttctagcttAATTTGACATTCTACTATGTCTTGGGTCCGTTGGAGGATAAGAAaagtaatagtttttttttagagaagaaaagtaatagtgtttttttaagagaagaaaagtaaaaagtaaaataattgagatttgGGCAAAGTGTATTTCACCTGTAAAATAAAtcatagtaataaataaaatcttacgCTTATATTATCCTATAAAACATGCTCTGCAGCTTAGACGTAGCAGTAGCACGTAGGTGGTCTTTTCTGTTTAATTAAATGCAttgttcatttaaattttatttttgaatgtcCCTTTTTCGATCTGAGATGAAGACATACGCGTGAAAAGCACTTAAGATTTGAGAAACAATTATGTGAAATGTGTATACAATGATGATGTTTTTGTTACTTTGTTACGGGTGGGTTTAACTCTCTTGGAGTTTCTCATAAACATGAGTCAAAAGTTGGTCTCTATTGGTCAGTTTGGTATACGAGTAAAGCTGAAGTAAAAGAACTTCAAAGATACATTTTTTTAGCGAAAAATGGCGTTGGAACTGatgatttgtttttgctttttcaGACCGGTTTAGCaacttaattcaaaattattattttctgtttttcaatAGAAGAATTTGTGTGCTTCTTATGGGATGTAATAGACACTACGTGTGCATGTAACAGATGATGATTACAGGGAATTTGTAGTTCGTCATACAGTGGAAGACACCGTCAAGTCTCGTGGAGTTCATATCCCTTCATCATTGCGCCATCAAATTGATGATTAGGGATGGGCATGAATTGGATTTTTAACAATCTAATTCATAACCAAtccatatttatttaaatggaTTGGATCTTAAATCTATatccatatttttaaaaaataataatttggatTCAAGATCCAATCCATTAAGTGGATATGAATTTTGTCATATCCAATTTATATCCACTTAAATgttataaggatttttttttacaaattttaataattaaacgctaaaaagtaaaaacttagCATCTGTCCATTTAAGAGTTATTCTCAACCTATCTTGGTAAAGACTAATTTTGGATCAATCTTGATTAGGGTATTTTTGGCCTACCTCAACTAGGGCAATTTGGGCTCACATCGGCCAGACATTTTTAGATCGACGTCAATCAAGACTATTTTTTGGCTAACATTAGTCAGTGCATTTTCGGTCAACGTCAGTCAAGGATGTTTTTGGTCAATCTCAGGTAAGGTTATTTTATGGTTAAAGTTGACTAGGATTTTTAGTCAATGTCGGTCGGTAATATTTTTTGGTCGACATTGACTAAGTGTTTTCAATCAGTGTTGACCGTGACTGGTTTTTGGTCAACGTTGGTTAGGATTTGTTTGGCCAACATCGATAAGGTTTTTTCGACCGATGACggtcattgatatttttttttgccaacATCAGCTAGGACTATATTTTGGTCAACATTGGCTAGGTTTTTCACAGCACTACTGATGATGATAGGGACATTGAACTCCCACATAAGCAATGTGGCTATGTAAAGAATAGGTCATTGCGACTTTCTACCATCATAGACATAATGCagcaaaaaaacaagaaaaaacgaTATAGATATTGGCAAATTGAGACTCTCACTTTATGACATTTTTGGGGAAGATGCTAGCCCTAAAGTTAACAAGTTCCTGAAGGTTATCTTAAATAAACTCGAACATGGGAATGGTAGAATCTTGGGGTTGGTGGGTAGTCTTGCCCAAGAGTTTCTCAAGCAAAAGCTGGATTCAAATGATGGTGGTGGGTATGCAAAACCTGCCATGGAGACAAAGGTAGAAAGAAAATATGAGGCATATGTTGGATCAAGTTCAATGAAGCCACGCCTTTCCAAATGGAGGAATTTTGATGAGTGGTTACTAGACAGACCAAACGTAAGCAAATGCTAGTCCTACTAGTAACTTTGCCCGTGCTTATGGAGCTTTCAACAATGCAATACATGTTGTAATTGAGGAGAGTGATGGTTCAGTAACAAATCAAGAGATTATTTTGAAGGCAAGAGAGAAGCTCAAGAGGGTAGGTTTCAAACAACGACCTGGACTTTACTATAGTGATGACCATGTTGATGGTCCTTTTGTGTGCTGATGAGTTCTCATCTGGTGTAGAAAAAGAGAATAATTTGTGTTGTGTATTACTTGTTTGGGATAATCAATGTTAGCTCACAAGGAATACTTACTTGAACTATGATTTCAATAATTATTCATTGGTGACtgaataataactaaaaatgagACTACTCAATTGAGTTGCCATAGAGAAATGATTGAGTCCCTCCTCTAAGAAAATTTTTGACAGTTGCTTCATGCACTCGGAAAATTGTTTCCTGCATCAATATGGATTTTTTTACCTTTCAAATTGGCTGATCcagaatgtaattttacattgtaGGTTGGCCAATCtggaagataaaaaagatataggAAGTGATTTTTAAGGTGCAGAAAGCAACTACCAAGTATGTGTTTGTGTACACATCTCCTTTGAGCAACGGAAAAGTAACAGCCATATTGTTTCCACATTTCTACATTGGAACATGCAATTTTCATGTTCAACATGGATGGAACGTGTATCcaacacaacataaatattcCGTGTCAATGTGGAGACTTTTCCTgaaaaattcatccaacaaaGAAACTCCAAATCATATCCCAATTTTGGCGTGGACTAAACCTAAAACTAGGGTAGCTGAATCTTTTACTCTCTTGATAGGTTATCTTGTTTGGTACTAACAATTCTCTCCAACAACTTTACCCCACtactgaaaatattattttttacgacacacattctaagacgattatgcggaatcgtcttagaatgtcacgcggtgacaattttgtaaatatgaaattgttcaacgaaaataattttacaaaaaccaTCTTGGAAACTACCGTTCTACAGCAGTTTCGTGAAAAACATCTTAGAATGGTTGTCATTCCAAAACGGTTTTtgtaaaaccgtcttagaagttagtgtttttaatttttatctctctCTCCTTTCTCATTTCTCACTCTTTGCTACTCTTGCTATGCCGACATCACCTCCGAGGGCTACAGTAGCAAAATGCtcgcaacaacaacaacaatgatgtTTAGAAGCATCCTTTGGTTCTCTCTTTCTATTATTTCATAAACCCTAACATTTTTCCCCCATCCTTTTTCAGGCCAACTCCGATCATGAACCAAGAAACCACCACCATCAATCGCCTCCTCTCCATGTCCGCAACAAAACCCCTCTGATTTTAGTCTCTACCACCATGAGGCGATTTCTAGCCATCATGTGCCACcgtcatctttcttcttcttcctatgttcctttttcatttttcgtttataaattctaaaatttcaaacacaactcctcttttgtttttcattctaaaattctaaatttttgttcctcttttgttcttcttcttcggtGTTGGCGCGCGGCGGCCAGAGCGAAGGAGATCAAGAGGTTCCTCATTCTTGCTGAGGAGGAGTCCGTTAGGGCCAAGACAAAGTTGGAGGCTTCGTACTACCAGCAATACGGAGTCGTTTTGGCACCGCCGAAGAACAAAGTATCTGTCGTGTGTTACTCTCCCACCACCACGCGCTACACCAAGTGCAAAGCGGGTCATTACTAGTACGCTTTGGATTTCAATTTCTTCTATGCGGTTaggttttctattttctttttttctttgctaTATAGTGTTGCATGATTTTTCTCTTTCTGTGGGTGAACTTGGCGCTACTTAAGCCTTTAGGAATTATGAGATGATGTGTTCAAATTGAGGTGCTTTTatcatacaaaattaaaatagaaaagaaaagttgaacacttctatctttttgttttataaagcTCAGGGAACCATGCTTTGGGCCCTCTTTGTTCTTAGACATGATTGGTAATAGTCAATTTCATTTTGATTACTCCATCTTTTTTACTAATGTAGATCTAGATCCAGTGGTGGTAAAGTTagatttcaaaactttgttatGATGATAACCATGGTCAGTGTTTTGGATGTTTCAATGGTCATGAAAGCTTTTCAAACAATCCTAAGCTGAACAATGTTGTTGGCCACTTGCTGCATTCTTCAATTCTAGCACAATATCATGGATGGTAAGCTTAATGTTTCTGCATGAATTGTTGTTCTTCTTGGCccctttttgttttgtgttcttTGCTTATCATTATAGGCAATATTTCTAGCCTATGCTTTGAAACTGATGGTTTCATTAATTATGCAGGAGAATTAGTCATAGGACACATCATCAAAACCATGGCCATGTTGAAAACGATGAATCTTGGCACCGGATGAGTTGATTTTCTTTGTTCTGTTTCTTGTGGAAACTTTGCTTTTGTCTCCAACATTTTGTATCTATCAAGGGGTCTAATTCAAAATGTTTAATGTGAATCTATTCCATTCCCTTGATAATCATCTGCctctaatttgatttaattgatcACAATATTCGATATTTGGAATGCAACATTTCAGCGAAGAGGATAAAAGGGAATATACTCTGGATGAAGAAGAAATGGAGACTCAAAATGTGATATTAAAGACTAGTCGATCTAAGAAGGATGCATGTATATTGGAGAAGTCCTTATCTCATAGGTATCCAGATTTGGTGTTCCACGAGGCCCTCAAAGAGGAGAAAGAAAAACTGCATGTTGAAATACGTAGATCAAGAACCAATAATGACCCGGAACAATGCAGGGTAATTGAGCATCTTATTGAAGTCACAAAAAATGTTGTCAACATGTCACCTAACAAAAAGGTTacaaaaattgttttcaatGAACCAACTGATTTAATTGCAAGGTAATTTTAAGATTcgattaaatgattttattagaTTTCAAGTAAGCATGTTATTAGTAAATATACTTATTTATACATATCTTGGTCTAGGCATATAACTGATAATGCAATAGGCTCTGAGGACCTTGAGTTGGAATCTGCATATAAAAGTCAATCAGAATGGAAGACTGATCTCTTTGGTTTCTGTAGGGATCCTTGCTTATGTAAATTTAACCCCATCTTGTATAGATTCTATTTCAAAAAATGGTAAATGATAAACTTGTTATGTGGTAGCTTGCAAGTTGCAATTCAACAATCAATgcctctattttttaatttcatgtctAGTAAAACTTTTCCTACTAAGACAGTTGGTAGATGATAGTTGCATTTGCAAGACCTCAATAAATAAAGGTGCTTGGTTCATCCAAAAAGGCATTGGAGCAAGAAGCAATAAATAGTAGAGCTTCAAACAAAGTgagtgagaaaaaaattagGTTTTGTGAAGGAACTCTATAGTGTAGTATAGGTGGTACACTTGGAATTTAGGGTACTCTTTAGTTTTCTGTAAATTAGGAAACACTATATCTCATGTCTCCTGTAATAGAATGTTAAAAGAAGACAACTAATTATCTTTATAATAGTAGAGTAATTTTTAGAGATTTTCCCGTGATTTTTCCCACATTATTTAAACAGGCTTTACATGTTAAATTTTGGTGTGTTATTtcttgatttatttataatagtgTGAATAATGACAAGTGGATCATGCTACCAAGTACTCTTCAAAAGCCACAAATTTTACTAGtttttcttcataatttttGTGCAAGATTCCGAGGTGTTTCTAATTTTGATTTcctaacaaaatcaaataatctTGTTCATTACGGGCTTGAAGACCTGCTTCGTCCCATGTGGAACATTTTATTGGATATCAAATGTGATTACTGGAGGAGAAACTTGTAAGTTAACTGTGAGTAACGTGATTTTAGTAGATATTATTGGAATAAATTTGTATGTCCGTGATTCAAGTCATCATataatcaattctaattttaataataaagtattattttattttcattgtcatatttcattatttgattaaatgatccatttgataatgtccttgattaaaattaaagacttgttattataatagagattatgataatgagaaataagtttattctaattttaatctaaatcatTCTTGATCATAGGATTATTGTAAATAGGATATTAATAATCTGGATAGATgaatatatatgtgatagtatttattggataaatattaatagatctcatttattaatttgcacATATATatgagtcacatgttgatgtgatcattgaactaactcaattgaatttttctaatggttaaaatttaccataaactgtcaatagaaaattctcaagaagaggtataataattttctttgacttgagattgtcatagtaattaataggttatttgttgtattttgattcCGGACACCTAATGCTTTAAAGCACTTGTTGAATGgatattggatatgattaaatacctatagaattaatgattaatcaagaagaaATTCATCAACTCTTAGTAATGAGTTTGAactctatgaataaaattatatcctagccaggaaaattaaatgaaagaagaaatgagtttcttaagtcattatgaGTTAACTCAAAAAGGGTTTGACGGTAATATcatactctagagttaacctagAGTTGTAAAGATGAAAGAGATTATTACACTACTCTTCTAATGAttcttgaaagtaaaatgtCACTTCACTATCCGGACGTTAAGGAGTGTTGCTAGACGTCTACcttgattagtatattaatttgattaatatattaccggcttagtattgaacctacggggtcacacacaaacgagtgttctaatctctgttaaagaaataattttaatattttatgattaattaaattagagaatttaatatgattaaatgattaattgatttcaaaagggtggaatattattattttttggtagcactgaaaatataaaaaatatgaaagatttggtGAAAGAAGAGAATTAAACATGTATGATTTGTATTTGGAATTTGGGTTGAAAAGGCGGCTAGATACAAGTTTGACTtggttaattattattttaattttaattgctaaatggttagcaataaaagataacaagaaataatatagcttaaaaagggatactatcaataatgattttgatttgataaaaaatttggTATCTTTAGCGTGATATAAATAGAGCCTTAGGTCGCACGTTGATATGATCCAAATATCACttctttattcttattttttcacttgTCAAAGTTGTTGACAAATAGAGGTCAGTCTCGGTGTGGATACACGTAGAGTGTTCACACTGTTGAAGAACTTTTatgcttcaagagctcatcaaTAGGTACACTTTTTAATACGTcatttgtttataatataattaaaatacaaaatagatcCTTTTATTCCACAATGTGTGCTTTTTAAACACTTTTTTTCtaacaattggtatcaaagctttgggtcttttgtatttaaattatatttaacaaaaatttggaaaaatttcaatttttatttacttacacATAATGTTACCTGTTATGATTGCATGATTACATtgtcaaatcaaatttttttgtgCAATTTGTAATCTTTTTATGTGGATGTTGTTTTGAATTGGTGGAATGTTTGCAAAATTTTGAGCAATTTGTtagtaattcttttattttcaaattgttgGATATTAATTTAATGGAAAGATACTGCATTAGGATATGTGATATCAAAGAGGTATGCGCTTCAAGCACTGTATCTCGTTCAattatttgagagaaaaaaaatttatatgctATGTGtgtaattatataattgttatatatCTAAATGATAAATAGGTTTGTCATCTTATTTATCTTAcatattaaattgtttaatcATAAGGAACGACCTGATTACTAGGGGACTtatagaaaaaagataaattgagACATATgatgtaaaattttttttatgattaataataAGGAACAACCTGACGAATAGGAgacttataattaataattattttttttctcgcaTAAGAtgcatgttttttaaattaattatatactgAGCGCCTAGACAACCTAGGgaagtattaaaattaatttattgatatcaATAGGATTGGCCTGACAACCCGGAACTTATGTGATatgatatttcttattttgatttaaaaataggatatattgtcttagaatgtgtatGAGAAACGACTTGATAACCAAGTGGCTCGCTCACAATTTTTAAGAGGCTTTATGTGATCCacttaaaagaaataagaatttcTTACATTACTATATTATTGTTGTAATTAGTGgtaatatcattaatatttttatattttttaaaaggtttgAAAAATTATGCTCTGACATAACTATATTTTGTTGTGTGCTTAATCAATAGTATGTCTTCTCTATCGCTTCATGGTATTCTTGAATCTGGAAAACTAGTCGGAGCCAATTATGATGATTGGTACCGCGACTTGAGAATTTTTCTCATGCAAGAGAAGCTTATTGACACTATTGATAAGCCTCCCATGGAAGCACCTGATCTGAGTGATGCTAGAGCAACCAAGGTTTTTCAAAAATACCTAGATGAGTGCCTTACTGCTAAGTGCATTATCTTGGCATCAATGAGTTCAGAACTCGAGAGGCAACATCAAGACATGGACCCATATGAGATCGTCGAACATCTTAAGAAGATGTATGGTGGTCAAAGCAGGACGGCTAGATTTCAGTTATCTAAGGCCCTGTTTAGGTCTTCACTTGCTGCAAATGAAAAGGTTGAACCTCATGTTCTTAAGATGATTGATCTCATAGAACAACTTGAGAAGTTGGGGTGCACTCTTGGGAAAGAGCTTTCTGAAGATTTGATTCTGCTTTCTGATTCATTTTCACAATTTATTGTGAATTTCAACATGAATAAGATGAGTTGTGACTTGCATGAGATGCTTAATCTGCTAATTGAGTATGAGAATCAAATTGCTtctaagaagaagaaaggaactcTCATGATAGTTAGCAAGAGCTCCAAGAAGAAAGGCAAAGTACCAAAAAGGAAGCATCTTGGACCTAAGTGTGATTTGACCAAACCCAAGAACAAAAGGAACAAGATTAACCAAACTGATGTTGAATGTTTCTTCTGTAAGGAAAAAGGTCACTCGAAGAGAAATTG includes these proteins:
- the LOC106796051 gene encoding protein MID1-COMPLEMENTING ACTIVITY 2 — translated: MQHFSEEDKREYTLDEEEMETQNVILKTSRSKKDACILEKSLSHRYPDLVFHEALKEEKEKLHVEIRRSRTNNDPEQCRVIEHLIEVTKNVVNMSPNKKVTKIVFNEPTDLIARHITDNAIGSEDLELESAYKSQSEWKTDLFGFCRDPCLCKFNPILYRFYFKKW